A section of the Mycobacterium sp. 3519A genome encodes:
- a CDS encoding MCE family protein, with amino-acid sequence MTGVDNGPRRAGIDPIWWAPVLLLVVVALSTLTLLLFNGTLRRTVPLTLVSDRAGLVMEDGAKVKLRGVQVGEVASIGAESAAGNGLSKLTLKIDPGPFKFLPSNVEAEIKSSTAFGAKYVDLIVPDDASATPLAPGAVLRSRNVTVEVNTVFQNLQSVVRSIDPAKLNAVLSAVADSVRGKGERIGEAITDANNVLLAVNPRMPTVRQDWQLFGKTAQAYSAAAQDILSVLDSFTATSTTLTAHAKSLDAVLLSAVGFSQAGINTIGGNQPNLVRAMNILDPTTALLLKYSPTYTCLFQGAQWFIDHGGRDTLGGNGKSVIMDAGLLLGDDPYRYPDNLPIVNAKGGPGGKPSCGSLPDVSKNFPVKYLVTDTGFGTGMDIRPNPGIGFPGIANYFPVTKANPEPPRIRYNGPPAPGPWPGYPGGPP; translated from the coding sequence ATGACCGGCGTGGACAACGGACCCCGGCGGGCGGGGATAGACCCGATCTGGTGGGCGCCGGTGCTGCTGCTCGTGGTCGTTGCGCTCTCGACGCTGACGCTCCTGCTGTTCAACGGAACCCTGCGCAGGACCGTCCCACTCACCCTGGTCTCCGACCGGGCCGGACTGGTCATGGAGGACGGCGCCAAGGTGAAGCTGCGCGGGGTCCAGGTCGGCGAAGTCGCGTCGATCGGCGCGGAATCCGCTGCAGGCAACGGTCTTTCGAAACTGACGCTGAAGATCGACCCCGGCCCGTTCAAGTTCCTACCGAGCAACGTCGAGGCCGAGATCAAGTCGAGCACCGCGTTCGGCGCCAAATACGTCGACCTGATCGTGCCCGACGACGCGAGTGCCACACCGCTGGCGCCCGGCGCGGTGCTGCGCTCCCGCAACGTGACCGTCGAGGTCAACACCGTCTTCCAGAATCTGCAATCGGTGGTCCGCTCGATCGACCCGGCGAAGCTCAACGCCGTGCTGTCGGCGGTGGCCGATTCGGTGCGCGGCAAGGGCGAACGGATCGGCGAGGCGATCACCGACGCCAACAACGTACTGTTGGCGGTCAATCCACGGATGCCGACGGTTCGCCAGGACTGGCAACTGTTCGGCAAGACCGCGCAAGCGTATTCAGCCGCGGCGCAGGACATCCTGTCGGTCCTCGACTCGTTCACTGCCACCAGCACCACGCTGACCGCGCACGCGAAGTCGCTTGATGCGGTGCTGCTGTCCGCGGTCGGGTTCTCTCAGGCGGGCATCAACACCATCGGCGGCAACCAGCCCAACCTGGTGCGGGCGATGAACATTCTCGATCCGACGACCGCGTTGTTGCTGAAGTACTCGCCGACGTACACCTGCCTGTTCCAGGGTGCCCAGTGGTTCATCGACCACGGCGGTCGAGATACGCTGGGCGGCAACGGGAAATCGGTGATCATGGACGCCGGGCTGCTGCTGGGCGACGATCCCTACCGTTATCCCGACAATCTGCCGATCGTCAACGCGAAGGGCGGGCCGGGCGGCAAGCCGAGCTGCGGGTCCTTGCCGGACGTCAGCAAGAACTTCCCGGTCAAATACCTGGTCACCGACACCGGATTCGGCACCGGTATGGACATCCGGCCCAACCCCGGCATCGGCTTCCCCGGCATCGCGAACTACTTCCCAGTGACGAAGGCCAATCCGGAACCGCCGAGGATCCGCTACAACGGCCCACCGGCGCCGGGACCGTGGCCCGGATATCCAGGGGGTCCGCCGTGA
- a CDS encoding MCE family protein, with protein sequence MRRRTLRTATRVALFTALCLVSTFVLVTVFGQFRFDSRVSYSAVFTNVSGLKGGNFVRIAGVEVGKVNDLTLHKDGTVTVDFAIDRGLQLTEGTRAAVRYENLIGDRYLSLEEGAGSVRKLQPGQTIPLVRTSPALDVDALIGGFRPLFRALDPNQVNALSGELLKVFQGQGGTISSVLAQTSALTTTLAGRDELIGQVIANLNTVLGTFAARDDQFSEGLDKLSQLVQGLADRRNDIATGTAYINAAAGSVADLLTQARQPIKDFVTQSDRVAGQIEADHDYVDDLVRTLPDAYQVLARNGLYGDYFGFYLCDAILKVNGKGGQPVFIKLAEQTSGRCTPK encoded by the coding sequence GTGAGACGTCGAACTCTGCGCACCGCCACCCGCGTCGCGTTGTTCACCGCGCTGTGCCTGGTGTCGACGTTCGTCTTGGTGACGGTGTTCGGGCAGTTCCGGTTCGACTCGCGGGTGTCCTACAGCGCGGTCTTCACGAATGTGTCCGGGCTCAAAGGAGGCAACTTCGTCCGCATCGCAGGCGTCGAGGTGGGCAAGGTGAATGACCTGACGCTGCACAAGGATGGCACCGTCACCGTCGACTTCGCGATCGACAGGGGATTACAGCTGACGGAGGGCACCAGGGCCGCCGTGCGATACGAGAATTTGATCGGTGATCGCTATCTGTCCCTCGAGGAGGGAGCCGGGTCGGTACGCAAACTACAACCGGGACAGACGATCCCGCTGGTGCGCACATCACCTGCGCTCGACGTCGACGCCCTGATCGGCGGGTTCCGCCCGCTGTTTCGCGCCTTGGATCCCAACCAGGTCAACGCGCTGTCCGGTGAACTGCTGAAGGTGTTTCAAGGGCAGGGCGGCACCATCTCCTCGGTGCTGGCCCAAACCTCGGCGTTGACAACCACTCTCGCGGGACGCGACGAGCTCATCGGGCAGGTGATTGCCAACCTGAACACCGTATTGGGTACCTTCGCCGCCCGTGACGACCAGTTCTCGGAAGGCCTGGACAAGCTGTCGCAACTCGTACAGGGACTGGCTGACCGGAGAAACGACATCGCGACCGGTACCGCCTACATCAACGCCGCGGCGGGCTCAGTCGCCGACCTGCTGACGCAGGCGCGCCAACCCATCAAGGACTTCGTGACGCAGTCCGACCGGGTCGCGGGTCAAATCGAAGCCGACCACGATTACGTCGACGATCTGGTCAGGACGCTGCCCGACGCGTATCAGGTGCTGGCTCGAAACGGGCTCTACGGCGACTATTTCGGCTTCTACCTCTGCGACGCCATCCTCAAGGTCAACGGCAAAGGCGGGCAACCCGTGTTCATCAAACTCGCCGAACAGACATCGGGGCGGTGCACACCGAAATGA
- a CDS encoding MCE family protein: protein MKPLGERNRVAVGAVGILIVAAMVTAVFSYDRIPFIKGTSDHSAYFSEAGGIKPGSDVRVSGLGVGRVSSVHLDGTRVLVDFTVRDGVELGDRTEAAIKTETVLGTKFLELTPRGDRGLAGPIPLERTKSPYDLPDALGDLTTTISALDTTQLSSALSTLADTFKDTPPDLKIALEGVARFSDTLNTRDAQLRNLLADANTVTAVLAKRSDQIANLVANANALLSELLSQRNSVDALMTNLTAVSEQISGVVDDNRTQLKPALDKVNGVLGILDNRKKELQRTLYLLRRYAMSFGEVLGSGPFFKASLVNLAPGQFVQPFIDAAFSDLGLDPNVLLPSQLVDPGIGQPGTPALPVPYPRTGQGGDPHLTLPDAITGNPGDPGCGPPWLPLPGPTGCYPYREPLPAPPPGGPPPGPPAVVPTGGP from the coding sequence ATCAAACCTCTCGGCGAGCGCAACAGGGTGGCCGTCGGCGCCGTCGGCATCCTGATCGTCGCCGCCATGGTGACCGCCGTCTTCTCCTACGACAGGATTCCGTTCATCAAGGGCACCTCCGACCATTCGGCCTACTTCTCCGAAGCCGGCGGCATCAAGCCGGGCAGCGACGTGCGGGTGTCGGGTCTCGGCGTCGGAAGGGTGTCGAGTGTCCATCTGGACGGCACCAGGGTGCTGGTGGACTTCACCGTCCGCGACGGCGTCGAACTCGGCGACCGGACCGAGGCCGCGATCAAGACCGAAACCGTGCTCGGCACCAAGTTCCTCGAACTGACGCCGCGCGGCGACCGGGGCCTCGCAGGCCCGATTCCGCTCGAGCGCACCAAGTCTCCGTACGATCTGCCCGACGCATTGGGCGACCTGACCACCACCATCAGCGCGCTGGACACCACGCAGTTGTCGTCGGCGCTCTCGACGCTGGCGGACACCTTCAAGGACACCCCGCCGGATCTGAAGATCGCGCTGGAGGGTGTGGCGCGGTTCTCCGACACGCTCAACACCCGCGACGCGCAGTTGCGCAACCTACTGGCCGACGCGAACACCGTCACCGCGGTGTTGGCGAAACGAAGCGATCAGATCGCGAACCTGGTTGCCAATGCGAATGCGTTGCTGAGTGAACTGCTGTCGCAACGTAATTCGGTTGATGCGCTGATGACCAACCTGACAGCCGTATCGGAGCAGATATCCGGCGTCGTCGACGACAACCGGACACAACTCAAACCCGCTCTCGACAAGGTCAACGGTGTGCTCGGGATCCTGGACAACCGCAAGAAGGAACTGCAACGAACGCTGTATCTGTTGCGGCGCTACGCGATGTCGTTCGGGGAGGTGCTGGGGTCCGGGCCGTTCTTCAAGGCCTCGCTGGTGAACCTGGCGCCGGGCCAGTTCGTCCAACCGTTCATCGACGCGGCATTCTCCGATCTCGGCCTGGATCCCAATGTGCTGCTGCCGTCGCAACTGGTCGACCCGGGCATCGGTCAACCAGGAACCCCTGCGCTGCCGGTGCCGTATCCGCGCACCGGGCAGGGCGGAGATCCGCATCTGACGCTGCCGGACGCCATCACGGGTAATCCCGGCGACCCGGGCTGCGGGCCGCCCTGGCTGCCGCTGCCGGGCCCGACGGGCTGCTACCCGTACCGAGAACCGCTGCCCGCGCCGCCTCCGGGCGGGCCGCCGCCCGGACCACCTGCGGTCGTGCCGACGGGAGGCCCGTGA
- a CDS encoding MCE family protein, which translates to MSARTLRIATAVTLTVTLIVAVTVVATPWWKSVARNTYVAYFANTNGLYTGDEVRILGVAVGTVETIDPQPTAAKVTFSVDRQYPVPTDVQAAILSPSLVSARAIQLVPAYSSGPKLADGASIPMERTAVPIEWDDLRQQLEKLTESLQPTTPGGVSPVGEFVNSAAANLRGQGDTARDTVIKLSQAISALGDHSTDIFSTVRNLQMLVSALSSSSDLLAAFNTNLADITTVLSNTPDEVADATKGLDAAVNDLRGFVADNREAVGVTVDHLNAVTTALNDSRTDLKQVLHIAPTVFQNFMNIYQPAQSAVTGILAPVNFANTVQFICSAVQAASRQNWEQSSKLCVQYLAPIIKNRQYNFPPLGVNPFVGASARPNEITYSDPSLGLQGMMVPQDGTP; encoded by the coding sequence ATGAGCGCCCGCACCCTGCGCATCGCTACCGCGGTCACGTTGACCGTCACGCTGATCGTTGCGGTCACCGTGGTCGCCACGCCATGGTGGAAGAGCGTCGCCAGGAACACCTACGTCGCCTACTTCGCCAATACCAACGGCCTGTACACCGGTGACGAGGTGCGCATCCTCGGCGTGGCCGTCGGCACTGTGGAAACCATCGACCCGCAGCCGACGGCGGCCAAGGTCACGTTCTCGGTTGACCGGCAGTACCCGGTGCCCACGGATGTCCAGGCGGCGATCCTGTCGCCGTCGCTGGTGTCGGCGCGGGCCATCCAACTGGTCCCCGCGTACTCCAGTGGTCCGAAACTGGCTGACGGGGCGTCGATTCCGATGGAACGCACAGCCGTCCCGATCGAATGGGACGACTTGCGGCAACAGCTGGAGAAGCTCACCGAGTCGCTGCAGCCCACTACACCGGGTGGAGTCAGCCCGGTCGGCGAATTCGTCAACAGCGCCGCGGCCAACCTGCGTGGCCAGGGGGACACCGCTCGCGACACCGTCATCAAACTGTCACAGGCGATCTCGGCGCTCGGCGACCACAGCACCGACATCTTCTCCACCGTGCGCAACCTGCAGATGCTGGTGTCGGCACTGTCGTCGAGCAGCGATCTGCTCGCCGCGTTCAACACCAACCTGGCCGACATCACGACCGTCCTGTCGAACACGCCCGACGAGGTAGCCGACGCGACGAAAGGCCTCGACGCGGCGGTGAACGACCTGCGCGGCTTCGTCGCCGACAACCGTGAGGCGGTCGGCGTCACCGTCGACCACCTGAACGCGGTCACCACCGCGCTGAACGACAGTCGCACGGATCTCAAGCAGGTCCTGCACATCGCCCCGACGGTGTTTCAGAATTTCATGAACATCTACCAGCCCGCGCAGAGCGCGGTCACGGGCATCCTGGCGCCGGTCAACTTCGCCAATACCGTCCAATTCATCTGCAGCGCAGTTCAAGCCGCATCGCGGCAGAATTGGGAGCAGTCGTCCAAGCTCTGCGTCCAGTATCTGGCGCCGATCATCAAGAACCGCCAGTACAACTTCCCGCCGCTGGGTGTCAATCCGTTCGTCGGCGCCTCGGCGCGGCCGAACGAGATCACCTACAGCGACCCCAGCCTCGGCTTGCAGGGCATGATGGTGCCGCAGGACGGCACCCCGTGA
- a CDS encoding MCE family protein, producing the protein MRRTVIAVLMVACLSAIPGCEWRGLNSLALPGTEGNGDGSYTIQAQLPDVVVIQQNTRVRVADVNVGNVTKIEVQDWHALVTMRIDKDVHLPANSTAKVGQTSLLGSMHIELAPPTDEPPEGELKNGSVIPLTRAATYPTTEQTLGSVSVLLNGGGLGQLQEINQSFAKALAGREDQMRGLLTQLDTFISQLNEQTDDIIAATEHLNSLAGQVAAKDQAVDRALTTIPQALAVLSDSRTKLANAIDALGKFSAIATSTVDQTKESFVDNLRNMAPVFRELANAGPALTKGLDFLSTYPWVKSTLSNWFRGDFANITLVIDLTLSRIDSSLFTGTRWEGDLTELELQWGRTIGQMPSPYTVGNPLIAPYRWGAY; encoded by the coding sequence GTGAGGCGCACCGTGATTGCGGTGCTGATGGTGGCATGCCTGTCGGCGATCCCGGGATGCGAATGGCGTGGCCTCAATTCGCTGGCACTGCCGGGCACGGAGGGCAACGGCGACGGCTCGTACACCATTCAGGCGCAGTTGCCCGATGTTGTTGTGATTCAACAGAACACCCGGGTGCGGGTCGCCGACGTCAACGTCGGCAACGTCACCAAGATCGAGGTGCAGGACTGGCATGCGCTGGTGACCATGCGAATCGACAAGGACGTCCACCTGCCTGCGAACAGCACCGCGAAAGTCGGGCAGACCAGCCTGCTGGGCTCTATGCACATCGAACTGGCCCCACCGACCGACGAGCCCCCCGAAGGTGAGCTGAAGAACGGCTCGGTGATTCCGCTTACCAGGGCCGCCACCTATCCGACCACCGAGCAGACCCTGGGATCGGTGTCGGTTCTGCTCAACGGCGGCGGGTTGGGCCAACTCCAGGAGATCAACCAGTCGTTCGCCAAGGCGCTGGCAGGCCGCGAGGACCAGATGCGCGGCCTGCTGACCCAGTTGGACACGTTCATCTCACAACTCAACGAGCAGACCGACGACATCATCGCCGCCACCGAGCACCTGAACTCACTGGCAGGCCAAGTCGCGGCGAAGGACCAGGCGGTCGACAGGGCGCTCACCACGATTCCGCAAGCCCTCGCGGTGTTGTCGGATTCGCGCACCAAACTGGCGAACGCCATCGACGCGCTGGGTAAGTTCAGCGCCATCGCGACCTCCACCGTCGACCAGACGAAGGAATCGTTCGTCGACAACCTGCGCAATATGGCGCCCGTGTTCAGGGAACTGGCCAACGCCGGGCCCGCGCTGACCAAGGGGCTGGACTTCTTGTCGACGTACCCGTGGGTGAAAAGCACGCTGTCCAACTGGTTCCGCGGCGACTTCGCCAACATCACACTGGTCATCGATCTGACATTGAGCCGCATCGACAGCAGTTTGTTCACCGGCACACGGTGGGAGGGCGATCTGACCGAACTCGAACTGCAGTGGGGCCGCACCATCGGGCAGATGCCAAGTCCGTACACCGTGGGAAATCCGTTGATCGCGCCCTATCGGTGGGGTGCTTACTGA
- a CDS encoding MCE family protein produces MVRLSRQVWTQLAVLASITIVAVGVMAFGFVKVPALFGIGRYTVTVDLPASGGLYPTSVVTYRGSEIGRVKSVETTRVGVRAVLTLDSATAVPADVSAAVHSRSAVGEQFLELTPRSPSATPKLRDGDVIPVGRVQIPADIGSLLDATNRALQAIPPDNLRTVVDEADKAVGGLGPELSRIVDGSTSLAIEAGKSVDQIGQLIDQSPPVLNSQVQTADSIATWAQRMASITGQLKAQDKAFADLLDVGSPALEESRSLLDRVAPALPIVLANLVSLGDVAVTYRNDIEQLLVLFPQGTAVMSAIALADSGVKQAYRGIYLDFNLNLNLPPPCNTGFLPVRQQRSPSEQDYPERPAGELYCRIPQDSDMNVRGVRNIPCETKPGKRAPTVEMCESDEQYVPLNDGLNWKGDPNATLSGQGVPQDAPPPAVAAVPYDPATGDYIGPDGKRYTQADLAHPGNKTWQSMLVPPG; encoded by the coding sequence ATGGTGCGGTTGTCGCGGCAGGTGTGGACGCAGCTGGCGGTGTTGGCATCAATCACGATCGTCGCTGTCGGCGTGATGGCGTTCGGTTTCGTGAAAGTGCCTGCGCTGTTCGGGATCGGGCGGTACACGGTGACGGTCGACCTGCCGGCATCCGGAGGGCTTTATCCGACGTCGGTGGTGACGTATCGCGGCAGCGAGATCGGCAGGGTCAAGTCCGTCGAGACGACCCGCGTCGGAGTGCGGGCGGTCCTGACGCTCGACTCGGCGACCGCTGTGCCCGCCGATGTCTCCGCAGCGGTGCACAGCCGCTCCGCGGTCGGCGAACAGTTCCTCGAGCTGACCCCGAGATCACCGTCGGCCACGCCGAAGTTGCGGGATGGGGATGTCATTCCCGTTGGCCGAGTGCAGATTCCGGCGGACATCGGCAGCTTGCTGGACGCCACTAACAGGGCTTTGCAGGCCATCCCGCCGGACAATCTGCGCACGGTGGTCGACGAGGCGGACAAGGCCGTGGGTGGGCTGGGACCCGAATTGTCGCGCATCGTCGACGGTTCGACGTCTCTGGCGATCGAGGCGGGCAAGTCCGTCGACCAGATCGGCCAGCTCATCGACCAATCACCGCCGGTGCTGAATTCTCAAGTCCAAACCGCGGATTCGATCGCGACGTGGGCGCAGCGGATGGCGTCGATCACCGGCCAATTGAAGGCGCAGGACAAGGCGTTCGCCGATCTCCTCGACGTCGGTAGTCCAGCACTCGAAGAGAGCAGATCGCTGCTCGACCGGGTTGCTCCCGCATTGCCCATTGTGCTGGCCAACCTGGTGAGCCTTGGGGACGTCGCGGTGACCTACCGCAACGACATCGAGCAACTGCTGGTGTTGTTCCCGCAGGGCACGGCGGTCATGTCGGCGATCGCGCTTGCCGACTCCGGCGTGAAGCAGGCCTACCGGGGCATCTACCTCGACTTCAACCTGAACCTCAATCTGCCGCCGCCGTGCAACACCGGGTTCCTGCCCGTGCGCCAGCAGCGGTCGCCGTCGGAGCAGGATTACCCGGAACGGCCTGCCGGCGAGTTGTACTGCCGCATCCCACAGGATTCCGACATGAATGTCCGTGGGGTGCGCAACATTCCGTGTGAGACGAAGCCGGGTAAGCGGGCTCCGACGGTGGAGATGTGCGAGAGCGACGAGCAGTACGTGCCGCTCAACGACGGGCTGAACTGGAAGGGCGACCCGAACGCTACGCTGTCGGGCCAGGGAGTGCCGCAGGACGCTCCACCACCGGCGGTCGCCGCCGTGCCGTATGACCCCGCCACCGGCGACTACATCGGCCCGGACGGAAAGCGCTACACCCAGGCGGATTTGGCGCATCCGGGGAACAAGACGTGGCAGTCGATGCTGGTACCCCCAGGCTGA
- a CDS encoding SRPBCC family protein produces MATSDSREVVIEASPEEILDVIADVESTPSWSPQYQSAEILEAYDDGRPKRVKMKVKSAGISDEQVVEYTWTDNKVSWTLISAGQLKAQDASYTLTPDGDKTKVTFDIAIDLSVPLPGFVLKRAMKGAMETATDGLRKQVLKVKCDK; encoded by the coding sequence ATGGCTACCAGCGATTCCCGTGAGGTTGTGATCGAGGCCAGTCCGGAGGAGATTCTCGACGTCATCGCCGACGTCGAATCGACACCGTCGTGGTCACCGCAGTACCAGAGCGCCGAGATCCTGGAGGCCTACGACGACGGCAGGCCCAAGCGGGTGAAGATGAAAGTCAAATCCGCAGGCATCTCCGACGAACAAGTCGTCGAGTACACCTGGACGGACAACAAGGTCAGCTGGACACTGATCTCGGCGGGGCAGTTGAAGGCCCAGGACGCCAGCTACACCCTGACCCCGGACGGCGACAAGACCAAGGTCACGTTCGACATCGCCATCGACTTGTCGGTGCCGCTGCCGGGCTTCGTGCTGAAGCGGGCGATGAAGGGCGCGATGGAGACCGCCACCGACGGACTGCGCAAGCAGGTGCTGAAGGTCAAATGCGACAAGTAA
- a CDS encoding LuxR C-terminal-related transcriptional regulator, whose product MAIIEDVISHTTASGLYVCGPPGVGKSRVVREALAAAASAGCETRWMVGTPSARGIPLGAFATWAPSGVTDTFQLLRGVIESLTTQDSAGQVVLGVDDLQLLDDLSIFVVHQVVARGAAKVILTVRDCARMPAGLQELWTAGQFDRLELKALSCDQTAELVSAALAGPVDPDAVARLWKLTRGNVLYLRNIVEQEVADGRMVAERGLWRWAGDPVMPPGLVELIEARIGELPGPVSDVIDVLALSEPIELEALIRMTNASAVEEAETRGLITLEPAGRNIEVRIAHPLYGEVRRKRAPYTRLRRLRGLVATELAAAPDRDEIKTVVRRATLSLESDLPQDGDLLVRAAHGAVLLADLPLAQRLAEAAFHAGAGPESNFVEAYALSWLGRGEEAEAVLAGMGGDDLSEQDRARVAFARSSNMLWALGDPMRAKALIDEASRVTHPDACGYIDAFLTLYWFAMDDPEAAVQASKSLALESIPLIGAEVTWALTQIYAEAGRASDASVLATARRTIASRPLEAPHVRLNVADAEISALQLSGQTTKALEVAAMVRHEAANLPGIAQLLADAVAGRAALGAGNLEEACLRLERATAGLCGSHPFGWGYRYRIPYATALAMRGSTCEAATMLTALDGVKRRFRSLDAEHSLARAWVSASQGAVSEAIRVLLSAAERCRGTGRFAAEVLCLQTATQFGDRSSAPRLRLLESIVEGPRAGLAARFAAALGDGDADELCVLSEEFERMGDLVAAVDAAALAALAHRHHGKRGSALGCSTRADALAQKSGACTPALLHARESLPLTDRETEIVMLIGQGLSNRAVAERLTLSVRTVESHIYRAMLKTGTTSREELGALLPHHDSAK is encoded by the coding sequence ATGGCGATTATCGAGGACGTCATCTCGCATACGACAGCGTCAGGCCTCTATGTTTGCGGACCACCGGGGGTCGGCAAGAGCCGCGTCGTCCGCGAAGCGCTCGCCGCGGCGGCATCCGCGGGATGTGAGACCCGCTGGATGGTCGGGACGCCGTCGGCGCGGGGAATCCCGCTCGGCGCGTTCGCAACATGGGCGCCGTCGGGCGTCACCGACACCTTCCAGTTGTTGCGTGGGGTGATCGAGTCGCTGACCACCCAGGACTCGGCGGGGCAGGTGGTCCTCGGCGTTGACGATCTGCAACTGCTCGACGACCTGTCGATCTTCGTCGTCCATCAGGTCGTTGCGCGGGGTGCGGCGAAGGTGATCCTCACCGTCAGAGATTGCGCCCGGATGCCCGCCGGACTACAGGAGTTGTGGACTGCCGGCCAGTTCGACCGACTCGAGTTGAAGGCGCTGTCCTGCGACCAGACCGCGGAATTGGTCTCTGCCGCGTTGGCCGGTCCGGTCGATCCGGACGCGGTTGCGCGGCTGTGGAAGTTGACCAGAGGCAATGTTCTCTACCTGCGCAACATCGTCGAGCAGGAGGTGGCCGACGGGCGCATGGTCGCAGAGCGTGGCTTGTGGCGCTGGGCAGGTGACCCGGTCATGCCGCCCGGCCTGGTCGAGCTCATCGAAGCCCGGATCGGCGAATTGCCGGGGCCGGTCAGCGATGTCATCGACGTCCTGGCGCTGAGCGAGCCGATCGAACTCGAAGCGCTGATTCGGATGACGAACGCGTCGGCGGTGGAGGAGGCCGAGACTCGGGGCCTGATCACCCTCGAACCCGCCGGTCGCAACATCGAAGTGCGTATCGCACATCCGCTATACGGTGAGGTCCGCCGCAAGCGCGCCCCATACACCCGGCTGCGACGGCTGCGCGGACTGGTTGCCACCGAACTCGCCGCGGCGCCGGACCGTGACGAGATCAAGACCGTGGTGCGGCGGGCGACGTTGAGTCTCGAGTCGGATCTACCGCAAGACGGTGATCTGTTGGTCAGAGCGGCGCACGGTGCCGTTCTGCTGGCAGACCTCCCACTTGCGCAGCGACTCGCAGAGGCGGCGTTCCATGCCGGAGCGGGACCGGAGTCCAATTTCGTTGAGGCATACGCGTTGTCGTGGCTCGGCCGCGGCGAGGAGGCGGAAGCTGTGCTCGCGGGTATGGGCGGCGACGACCTGAGTGAACAGGACCGGGCAAGGGTCGCGTTCGCCCGGTCCAGCAACATGCTGTGGGCACTTGGCGATCCGATGCGCGCCAAGGCGCTGATCGATGAGGCGTCGCGGGTCACCCATCCCGACGCGTGTGGCTATATCGACGCCTTCCTCACGCTCTACTGGTTCGCGATGGACGACCCCGAGGCTGCGGTGCAGGCGTCTAAAAGCCTTGCGCTGGAGTCTATTCCTCTCATCGGCGCCGAGGTCACCTGGGCGCTCACCCAGATCTACGCCGAAGCCGGGCGCGCATCCGACGCATCCGTCTTGGCGACCGCGCGACGCACCATCGCAAGTCGTCCTCTCGAAGCCCCACACGTGCGACTCAACGTCGCGGACGCCGAGATCAGCGCGCTGCAGCTGTCGGGACAGACCACGAAGGCGCTCGAGGTGGCAGCCATGGTCCGCCACGAGGCGGCAAATCTTCCCGGGATCGCACAATTATTGGCCGATGCGGTGGCGGGCCGTGCCGCGCTCGGCGCGGGGAACCTGGAAGAGGCATGCCTGCGCCTGGAGCGTGCAACGGCAGGCTTGTGCGGGTCGCACCCGTTCGGCTGGGGCTACCGGTATCGCATCCCCTACGCGACCGCGCTGGCGATGCGCGGTTCCACGTGCGAGGCGGCGACCATGCTGACCGCGCTCGATGGTGTCAAACGTCGATTCCGGTCTCTGGACGCCGAGCACAGCCTGGCCCGCGCATGGGTGTCGGCCAGCCAGGGCGCGGTCAGCGAAGCGATACGCGTTCTGCTGTCGGCGGCCGAGCGATGCAGGGGCACCGGCCGGTTCGCAGCGGAGGTGCTGTGTCTGCAGACGGCCACGCAGTTCGGTGATCGCAGCAGTGCGCCGCGGTTGCGTCTGCTCGAATCGATCGTGGAGGGGCCGCGCGCGGGCCTGGCGGCACGGTTCGCGGCCGCGCTTGGCGACGGCGACGCCGATGAGTTATGCGTCCTATCAGAGGAATTCGAACGGATGGGGGATCTCGTCGCTGCTGTGGATGCGGCTGCTCTGGCTGCGTTGGCCCACCGTCACCATGGCAAACGTGGCTCGGCCCTGGGTTGCTCCACGCGCGCAGATGCGCTGGCACAAAAGAGTGGCGCATGCACCCCGGCGCTGCTGCACGCCAGGGAGAGCCTGCCGTTGACCGACAGGGAAACAGAGATCGTGATGTTGATCGGGCAGGGATTGTCCAATCGCGCGGTCGCCGAGCGGTTGACCTTGTCGGTGCGCACCGTCGAAAGCCACATCTACCGGGCGATGTTGAAGACGGGAACAACTTCCCGTGAGGAACTCGGCGCCTTGTTGCCTCATCACGATTCGGCTAAGTAG